The following is a genomic window from Adhaeribacter radiodurans.
ACTACCCTGGATATTGGTCTGCGAAAAGTAAATCTCGAAAACATTAAATTTAATTTTAATAATAAAGTTGCAGCCCAGCGCATTATCCTGGATGTAAAAAAATCGGAACTGGCCGCCGATAAAATAGACTTGAAAAACGCACGGATTGATTTAAAACGATTCGATCTGAACAATGCTTATTTTGCTTACTTCCAGGACAAAAATACTTCCCCAGACTCCCTGGCCGTTAACCCAGCCGAAACAGCCGCCAAAATAGACAGTGCCGCCGAAGCTGAAGCCGGCGAACCAGTAAATTGGGTAGTAACGCTCGGTGATTTAAACGTTGGAAATTTAAACGTTGACTTTGGTAACTATAACACGCCCGAGCAAAAAACCGGGATGGATTTTAACCACCTGGCGTTTAAAAACATTAACCTCGATCTAAACGATTTATATTACAGCACTAATCGTATTACCGCCGATTTAAACCAGCTAACCTTACAGGAAAAAAGCGGGTTCCGGTTAAATAATTTCGCCGCTAATATTAACGTAGATTCTACCCGTGCTGCTTTAACCAACCTGGATTTACAAACCGCCGAAAGCCATTTACGCCCAAGCTTTGCCTTAGGCTATCCTTCTTTAGAAACCATTGGCGAAGACATTAACCAACTGCGCATCGACGCCGACCTGGAAAACTCTACTATTGGTTTGCAGGATATTCTTTACTTCGTTCCAACTTTAGCGGAAAATCCATCTTTCCGGAAAATTACGAATCGTTCTATTACGCTCGACGGCCGCTTGTTTGGCCGCCTGGATAATTTAAATGCTAACAGTTTCCGGTTGCGCGGCTTAGCGGGCACTTCTATTAACCTGACTGGTAATTTAAAGCAAATGTTGGATTTCGTGAACAAGGGCGCTCTGGATTTACGCATAAACGAGTTTACTACTACCCGTACCGATATTCTGGCGCTGGTTCCGGCGGGTACTATTCCAAATACTATTTCGTTACCAACCCGTATTTCTTTGGCCGGCGGAGTGCGAGGTACTATGAAAGATTTAAATCTTAATAACTTTCGGGCTAATGCCGCCGGCGGTACATCTTTAGCACTGAGTGGCTCCATCCATAATGCCACCGACCCGGACCGGCTACGAATGAATTTGCAGATTGCTAATTTTGCTACTTCCCGCAGTGCTTTAGTAAATTTACTGCCTAAAGGTACGCTCCCTACTGCTATCCGCATCCCGGAAAATTTACGCTTATCCGGTAGCTTTAACGGTTCGCTGGAAAACTTTATTACGAATGCTGATATTGTTACCTCCTTTGGTAATGGCCGCGTAGAAGCTCAGTTACAACCCGGCGAACGCTTTAATGCTACCGCCCGTCTGGTCCGTTTTAATGTAGGCAGATTATTGAAACAGGAACCTACTTTAGGAACTGTAACGGCTTCGGCTACCGCCACGGGTAGTGGCTTTAGCCCGGAAAAAATGCAGGCCGATTTTACAGCTACCGTGCAGGAAGTTTTCTACAATAAATATCAATACAAAGATGTAAACTTAAAAGGTAACATCGACCGCAATGTATATGCGGTAACCGGTAACATGAAAGATACCAACCTGGCCTTTAACCTGGATGGTAACTTTAACTTACGCAATGAGAAAGTACCGGTTTACCGGGCTAACTTAAATATTGAAAATGCTAATTTAAAAGCACTGCATTTCTACGCCACCGATTTTCAATTAAGAGGGTTAATAAGCGCTGATTTAAGCGGCGCCTCGCCGGATGAAATGAAAGGTACGCTGGGCATTGGAAATTTACTAATGCGGCAAAACAAGCGCAACTACCCGATTGACACCCTACAAATGCAGTTGAATAATGCCATTGGCCGCACCGATATCCGGTTGCAGTCGAGTATTCTTTCGGGCTTTTTCCGGGGCAACAACAGCTTATCTGATTTGCCGGTAGCGCTCCAAAAATTCATCGATGGTTATTTCGACATTCAGGAAGCGCCTTTTACCTCACCGGTAAACTTACAGGATTTTGAATTTAACTTTAAACTGCGCCGTTCGCGGGTAATCCGGGCGTTTGTACCGGATTTAAAACGCCTTCGTCCCAGCACTTTTGCCGGCTCTTACACCAGTGCCAACCAAAACCTGCGGGTAAATGCCAATGTTCCCGGCATGAAGTACATGAGCTATAACATTGATACCGCCCGGATAAACGTTAACAGCGACCGGGACAAAATAGCCTTTGCCATGCACGTAATGGAATTGGCCGATTCTTCGATGCAAGTGCGGAACATTGCCTTAAATACCGATTTACAGAATAATACGCTGCGCACTCACGCCCAGATTTCGAATAATAATGGCCAGGCCCGCTTTGCCATAGGAGGTTTGCTTTCCACCATTGCCAAAGGCTACCGCTTTAGTTTTGCACCCGACGATTTAATAATTAACGGCGATAAATGGACGGTTACCCCCGATAACTATATTCAGTACCAAGACAATAATGTTTTTGCCCGTAATGTTCGGTTAGCCTATGATAACAGCTCGCTGGCCATTAATAGCCAGGGCACCAGTACGGTAAATGCGCCTTTGGAAGTAAACTTCAGCAATTTTGATTTAGGTTATATTTCGCGCTCTATTCAGCAAAACCCCGATACGTTAATGATAGCCGGCGTGCTGAACGGCAACGTGGTATTACGGGATATTACGAAGGCCTTACGCTTTACTTCTGATGTTTCAGTGGCCAATTTAGCTTATACAGGTATTCCAATTGGTAATATTGCGGTACAGGCCAGCAACCCGGAAACTACCCGCTATAACGTAAATGCCAGCCTGAGTGGCAACGGCAACAACGCCAACGTTACCGGTTATTATTTAGCGCAGGATACCACTAATGCCTTAAACTTAACGGCTACCATCGGCAGCATTAACATGGCCATGGTCGAAGGATTCAGCGCCGGTATGCTCAAACGGGTATCGGGCAATGTGGGCGGTAATTTTACTATTACAGGTAGTACCAGTAAGCCCGTCATCCGGGGAGCCGCAACGTTTAGCAACACGGCGTTTACAGTAGCCATGTACAACTCTACTTACCGGTTAGTAAACGAAACTATTTCGCTCAACGAAGAAGGTATCCGGTTTAACAACTTTACAATTCTCGACTCACTAAACAACAAAGCCGTTATTACCGGTGCCGTATATACTCCGGATTACGCGTATTACCGTTTCGACCTGACCGCTACTACCGACGATTTTCTGGCAATTAACTCCACTGAGAAAAACTACCAGTTGTACTACGGTAAACTTATTCTGGATAGCCGCACCCGGATTCAGGGCGATATCACTACTCCTATTATAAATTCTGATGTAACTGTAGTAAAAGGTTCCCGCTTAACCATGGTGTTACCTAACGAAGCTACGGAGCAGTCGCAGGAAGGAATTGTGCAGTTTGTAAATATGCGCCGACGAGGCGCCCAGTTAGTCGAAACCGAAGAAGATACTATTCAGGATGTAGCCATGAGCGGCTTTGAACTAACCGCAACCATTAATTTAACCGATGAAACTTTATTTACGGTAATCGTGGACCCTATTACCGGCGACTTCCTGGATGTGCGCGGTAATACCAAACTCAACTTTGGCATAGATCCGGGGGCAGCATGGATTTAACGGGTACCTATACCATAAAAGAAGGTAAATACCGTTTGAGTTTCTTAAACGTAAAACGGGAGCTGGAATTTGCCGAAGGCGGTACTATTACCTGGCTAGGCGACCCATTAGAAGCTACCGCCGATATTAGGGCAGTGTACAAGGTAGAAACAGCACCTAGAGAATTATTAGCCAGTCAGACTCCAGGTAGCCAAACAGATGAAAGATTCAAGCAAAAGGTACCATTCCTGGTGTACGTAAACGTTAAAAATGATTTACTAAAACCAGATATTACGTTTGATATTGATATTCCGGAAGAAGAACGCGCCTCGTCGCCGGCAGCTACCGCTGCTTACCCCGCTATCCAGCAATTACGCAGCGAACCATCCGAAATGAACAAACAGGTATTTGCCTTGTTGGTGCTCAACCGGTTCCTGGCGCCCGATCCGTTGCAATCATCTGGTGGCGGTGGTTTAGAAGGTACTATCCGTAACAGTTTAAGCGATGTATTGAATGATCAGTTAGATAATTTAACTAACCGGTATGCGGGTGGTTTAGGCTTGGAATTAGGCTTAAATACTTACGAGGACTACAGTACCGGCTCCTCCCAGAACCGGACTGATTTAAACGTAGCCGTTCGCCGGCAGTTCTTTAACGATCGCCTGCAGTTTAGAGTAGGTACCAACGTTGGTCTGGAAGGCCGCAGTCAAAGCAGTGAACAAAATGGCGGCAGCGGTTTTGCCGGTAACTTCTCGGTAGAATACTTGGTATTACCCGATGGTCGTTTGCGGGTACGGGGCTTTAAACAAGATGCTTACGAAACCTTAACCGAAGCCCAGGTGCAGGAAACGGGCGCTGCCGTAGTTTACCAACGCGATTACAACAGTTTCGCGGAACTTTTCCGGCGCATATCCAAGGCACAACGCAAGGCTAAACAGCAGGACCCAAATAACGTAAGTGCCCAGAATTAACAAAAGAAACAAACCCGGTAGCTTTTAAAACCTACCGGGTTTAACCATGATAAAAAACTTTTTACAGCGTTAATGATACGATTTTATATTTTGCGTCTATTCTCTCTTCGGCAGATGCTGGTTCTGGCGGTTGGCTGTTTGTTGTTGGCTTTGAGCAGTTGCAGCAGCACCAAAACCTTGCCGCCCGGCCGGAAATTATACATTGGCCACAAGCTGGTACTACAATCCGATACCATTATTCCGACTAAAAAAACCCTGGAGCCAGAGTTAGAAAGTGTTATTACCCCTAAACCAAACACTTCTTTCCTGGGTATTCGTCCGGGCTTATGGATCAACAATATTGGTAACCAAAATAAAAAGAAAGGACTAGCCGCCTGGATCAGAAGAAAATTTGGCCAGGAACCGGTACTACTCGATTCGGTAAAAGTAAAAAATGTAGTGAGTTTGTTGCATAACCGTTTAAACAACAATGGCTATTTTGGTTCGCGGGTTACTTACCGCGTAGAAGAAAAAAAAGAACGCATGGCCCAAGTGGTTTATAATGCGCAGGTTAACGCTCCTTACCGCATTAAAGCCATTCATTTTCCTACCGGCGACTCTATTAGTGAAGCTTCTAAAGCCATGGCGGGTACGCAAAAAACGTCTCTGTTAAAAGTAGGGGAGGTGTATAATTTAAATACGCTGATCGCCGAACGTACCCGCATCGATGGTGAATTAAAAAATCAGGGTTTTTTCTTCTTTGGTCCGGACGTTATTATTTTTAAAGCCGATAGCACCCGCCACGACCGTACCATTGATTTGTACGTGCAATTAAAGCCCGAAACCCCGGCGCGATCCAAACGATCCTATCGCCTGAATGAAATTTCTATTTTTACTGATTATAGAATAGGCTACGAAAACCCGCCTAAAACCCAACCGGTAATGATACAAGGGTATAAATACTACCCGAACGAATTAACTTTAAAGGCGAAACGCTTGCTTCCTTCGGTATTTTTAATGCCTGATTCGCTTTATACCCGTCGCGACCATGCGCTTACCCTGAGCCGTTTAATGGGTTTGGGAACGTTTCAGTTTGTAGATTTAAAGTTTTTTGAGGTAGATGCCGAACCCAACCTTTTAAATGCTGAAATGCGACTAACGCCGGTAGTGAACCAATCGATGCGCGCGGAGGCCGAATACGTAAGTAAGAGTAACAACTTTACCGGACCAGGTATTAATTTGAATTATCGGCATCGCAACTTAATGCGGGGCGCTGAATTATTTGTACTGAGCTTAAATGCCAACCAGGAAACCCAAGTAGGCGGCAATAAAAAAGACGAACAAAAAACCGGCAGCGACAACAATACGGCTAATGCCTCGCTTAACTCGTTTTCTTTTGGGGTTACCGCCGACTTATACGTTCCCCGGATTATTAGCCCTATTGCAGGTTTGCGTAATGTACGGAGCGAGTTTGTACCTAAAACCCGGTTCCGCCTGGGAGCTAATTACATGAACCGGGTAGGCTTCTTCCAAATGACCGGCTACAATGCCAGTTACTCCTACATCTGGAAACCCAAAGCTACCATTACCCACGAATTTACGCCTATTAACCTCCAATACGTAAACTTGGCGAAAGTATCGCCGGAATTTCAGGCCCGTTTAGATACCAGTGCTTATTTAAGGCAGAGTTTTCAGAACCAGTTTATTTTAGGCGGTATTTATAATTTTAATTACAACGATCAGGCACGCTCTGATTTACGCAATCACTTTTACTTTAACGCTAACCTGGATGCTTCCGGAAATTTATTCAGTTTAGTAAATAACAGCGGCACTATATTTAAACAAGCTTATTCGCAGTATACCCGTCTGGATCTGGATACGCGTTACTATTTGAAATTAACCAAGGGCAGCATGTTAGCTACACGCTTGCTTACAGGAATTGGCTTTTCTTACGGTAATTCGCGGGCACTGCCCTACGTAAAGCAATTTTTTATTGGCGGGCCTAACAGCTTACGGGCTTTTCGTTCGCGCGCCGTAGGTCCTGGTACTTTCCGCGATCCATCGAGTAGCAGTTATTTCGATCAAACCGGCGATATCCGCTTTGAAGCGAACATGGAATACCGGGTAGATTTATTCCCGTACGTAAAAGGCGCTTTGTTTGTAGATGCCGGTAATATTTGGTTATCTCGGGAAACAGCCGAAAAGCCGGGCGCTAAATTTCAAGCCAGCAAGTTTTTTGAACAGTTAGCCGTAGGAGCAGGCCCCGGCATCCGAATTGATGCTCAGGTAATTGTACTTCGGTTTGATGTAGGCTTCCCGTTGCGCATCCCCCAACGCCAACCCGAAGATTTATTACCGGGTGAGGTGCTTCCATCTTCACCAAACAGAAAACCAATTTTAAATATTGCGATAGGCTATCCGTTCTAATTCAATTTTCGGAAATTCAATCACTTAGCATAAAGGGCAGAACACTATTGTTCTGCCCTTTTCTTTTTACTACTAGCCAAAAGTGTCCTGTAAGCCCATACTATTTTCTTCGTCTAATAGTGGTTGTGGGTTCGTATGTTGCCAGAGCAAAACCTTACTGTAAAGCGTATTTTCGACCTCTGAAAAAAGCATCTTTTAACTATTAAATAGTAGCGAGATAAGATATATTTAGCTTTGTTTTAGTAAATATTAAATTGAAAACATGTATAAAGAGCAGCCTTCCTATGTAGTATAAATAAAGTAGCTGCATTAAACTAACTGTTAGTCTAAGAAGAATAATTTACTAAATAAATACTCTTATCAGATAAAAACAGAAGTTCTAAATTTCTCAATCAACAGCACATAATAGAAGGACCATATCTATCTAAATCAAAATGAAATTTCTAAAATACTTGTTATTTGCTTTAATCTTTACTGTGTTTCAGGCGGGGGCAGTTGCACCGGCTGTACATGTTTGGGAAATGCAGGAGCTTACTTTTACGGCTAAAAATTCTTACAAAAACGCTTATACCGATGTTACGGTTTGGGTAGATGTAACTGGCCCGGATTTTCAAAAACGGGTCTACGGATTTTGGGATGGCGGTAATACTTTTCATTTACGGTTGGTAGCTACTAAACCCGGAACGTGGCGTTGGAAAAGCGGTTCGAACCAAAAAGACGCTGGGTTGATCGGTAAAACGGGCTCTTTTACAGCCATTAATTGGAGCGAAAAAGAAAAAAATGAGAATCCTTTACGACGCGGCTTTCTTCGGCCATCTGCTAATCAGCACGCCTTAAACCATGCCGATGGCACCCCCTATTTTGCTATTGGCGATACCTGGTATCCGTTGGGAGCCAATCGGTTTAAATGGTACGACGATGATAAAGAACGCCCCATTGGTCCGGAAGCTGGCTTTAAAGATTACGTCCGTTTGCGTAAAGCGCAAGGTTATAATTGGGTAAATGTGATTGCCGCTTTTCCAAACTGGAAAACAGATGATAAATCGTGGCATATTATCATGAACGATTCCGCCAAGACAACGGTACGCTCTGCCTGGCTGGAGTTTGGTACGGGCAGCGCCAAAAACATGGACAATGAAGGCGGACGGCCTTTTTTCTTTCCGGGCAAAGTACCGGGTTACGAAAATTATTTTCCGGATATGGACCGCATTAATCCGGAATATTTTAAATACCTGGACCGGAAGATTGCTTACCTCAATGCCAACGGGTTTGTGCCTTTTATTGAAGTTTCCAGACGGGATGCTGGTTTGCTCTGGTATAAATACTATGGTTGGCCCGATTCGTATTCGCGGTTTATTCAGTATATATTCTCCCGCTACCAGGCGTATAATACCGTTCTGAGTCCGATTCACCTGGATATTATTGACGAAACCGTTAGCCCGGATGATTATGTAGCCGCTATTCAGGCAATGGAGAAAAAATACGGTCCGCCACCTTTTGGCAATTTACTTTCGGCCAATGCCAACCCTTCTACTCTGGAAAACTGGGGCGAAGACTCCTGGGTTACGCTGCATCAGATTGGAAATATGCGGGAACATAATAATTACTGGTACCTCACCGAAATTTTCAATTTAAAAAATCCCCGACCTGCCTTAAACGGCGAGCCATATTACTCGGGCTATAAAGATAACCGCGGGCCGGGATCGGCTAATTATACTCGAGGTGCCGATGGCGGCACCGAGCGGGACAATGCTTTTGTTCGTTCGGGTATGTACGGCAGCTTTTTATCGGGTGGTTTAGCCGGTCACGTATACGGTGCCGAAGGAATTTGGGGTGGAGATATTGAACCAGCAGCTCCTATTCACATGTGGGATGCTTTTCAATGGCGATCCGGTGCCGAGATGCAGTATTTAAAAACTTTTGCTTTCTCTATCGGCAAGCGTTACCAAGACCTGGTACCCTTAGCTGACCTGGTATCACCAAACAAAAACCACGATATTCTGAGTTACGAAGGTTGGGCTTATTGTGCCCGTACTCCCGACAAAAACCTATTTCTGGCCTATTTTGAAAAAGGTTGCCCGCAAGCAGAAATACGGGGAGCCCGCCTGAACAGTATTTACCGGGCACAATGGTTTAATCCTCGTAACGGCACCTGGCAAGATGTAGGCAATGGAAAATTAGCAGCCAGCAAAATTGGAATAATTAAATTACCAAAATTACCCGAAGATGTAGATTGGGGCTTGAAATTAGTGTACGAAGGACCGCAAGCGAAAAAAGCTTTTAAATAAGATATTAAAGATTGTAAGGCTTAGGAAGGGATATCTCAATAATCTCAGGACGGTATGATAAAAGCGTATCCTGAAGAATCTATTTATATCATGTATGTATAATATATAAGCCTTCATTGTTTTAGTTATTTGATTATTACTAATTTTTAATTTGAAAGTTAGCTTTAAAGCATGCATATATCTTTCTATGTTATTCTATTATTTAGTGGCACATACAAGGCTCTACCATTTATAAACTTATCTATTTACCATTATCACCTTTTTAAACTTTAACAAAAATTAAATTCATATACAGTTAAGTCTTATAAATATTTTTTAACTATTTTGTAATTCCACTACTAGTTATACTTACCTTCTAGCTACTGCTGTTATTAATTTGGCAGTCATTAAAACTCCTAATAATTTATAAATCTTTAAGAAGACTAGTACATGAACAGCATCAACTTTTAAAATTCGCATTCCATCATTGTAGGTCTAATGCCATTTCATAGAATGTAAATATGAAAAAGTACAGTTTATTAATTGTTACTATAGTTTTTTTGCTTTCCGGAAATAAAAACTATAGTTACCGCCCTTTACTACCAGAATGTGTAGGGAGCTCATTAGAGTTTGATGGAGTAAATGATTATGTTCGGATTGAACATCCCTTCTATAACTTTTCGAATGAAATAACCGTGGAGTGGTGGGCCAACTATGATGTTGTTAATAGTGGCGGGGGATCTGGTATAGGACAAGCTAATGCAGATCAAGACGATGGAAGTAGTAATGTATGGTTAATGCACTCCTGGTCCGAACGCTTAGACTTTTATGTAAATGATAATGGTACTTCTTCTATTGCTACAGCTCCTCTGAAACCTGGTTGGCATCACTGGGCTGGCGTGGCAAACGGAAATTCCGTCCAATTATATATGGATGGGAAAAAAGTAGGTATAACAGGTAAAGGAGTTACAAAAATCATAAATGTGCCCACCTCTGTAATTGACTTTGGAAAAGACGTTCGATTTTCTGAGGGCAGATGGATGAAAGGTAAAATTGACGAAGTAAGAGTATGGAATTCGGCTTTATCGCAAGTTACCATTCAGAACTGGATGAATATTCCTGTGAATAGCTTGCATTCTAATTATGAGAATTTAAAAGGTTATTGGAAGTTAGACGAAGGAAATGGCAACTTGGTAAAGGATAGTTCGCCACTAAAACGAGATGGGAGAGTTTTTAACGGCTCCTCTTGGCTACCAGAAACCAAGACTTGCAAAAAACCGCCCGAGATATCGACCTTTACTTTAATCGATGCAGAGTCAAATAAAGACCTTAGTAGGCTTAAAAATAATGACACTCTAAACTTAGCAGCCTTGCCGACCACTCAGTTAAATATCAGGGCCAACACTAAACCTAATTCTTATTCTATTGGTAGTGTAGTTTTTACTCTAAATGGCACCCTTTACCATAAACAAATAGAAAATATTACGCCATATGCGTTGTTAGGCAATAAAAACAATGATTATCTTGGCTCTTTAGTAGTAAAACCAGGGAATTATACCTTAACCGCTACTCCTTATTTAGGAGCAAACGGGACTGGAGAGAAAGGCACTCCATTAACAGTTAAGTTTCATGTCATCTATCAGGTTGTCAATAGTATTACCCTCATAAATGCCGCTACCGATCAGGATATTAGGACAATCCAGAATGGAGATGTAATTGATATTTCTACCTTATCTACAAGTAAGCTAAACATTCGTGCGAACACTTCACCGTATAGTGTGGGTAGCGTGGTATTTAATCTCAATAATTGGTCAACGGTACAGGAAAACGATGCGCCTTATGCTATTGGGGGTAACATAAAAAACAACTATCGAGATTGGATTTTACCCATCGGTAAACATACTCTAACAGCTACTCCTTATGCATTAAAAAATGCGACCGGTCAGAAAGGAAAGGCACACACAGTAACCTTTACTGTGGTGAATTCTTTAGACCAAGCCAGACGCTTTTCTGTCACACAGCTACGCAAGCGAACAGATGCTGCTTCCGTAAAAGAGATGACAAATATTAGTGCTGCACCTAATCCTTTTTTAGCTCAAACTACTATCAGCTTTTCAGTACCTGAATCATGCTATACTACTTTAGACGTGTATAATCTGAAAGGAATATTAGTCGAACGCTTGTATGAGGCACAAGCAGAAGGTCAAAAAACTTACCAAGTATCTTTTAAAAGTAAATATATAACGAGTGGGATTTATATAGTAAGATTAACAAACGAAAAGGAAGTGAAGTCTTACAAGCTAGTATTATTGAAGTAAGAGAAGCGTGAATGGGCAAGCAGAAGTTAAAACCACCTGTAGTTAAACTTTATAA
Proteins encoded in this region:
- a CDS encoding translocation/assembly module TamB domain-containing protein, whose product is MRRKLDFVLLNLIFKHISPLSKTPRRLLKALLWIIGVPLALVLLLVIALQIPGVQRFAAQKGASYLAKTLNTKVTIGGFTTDWRNSLVLKGFYLEDQKRDTLVYAGRLGVDINIFGLLKNQINVSSVKLDDATVHISSTMPDSATNYDFIIAAFAGDTTAAPVDTTTGTPWDYKVGTLQFNNIFFTMADQVGGNDIRTRIGFASANMDEFNPEKSLYHIGEVTLRNSYANITQSKVVPDTTTTDSTTLDIGLRKVNLENIKFNFNNKVAAQRIILDVKKSELAADKIDLKNARIDLKRFDLNNAYFAYFQDKNTSPDSLAVNPAETAAKIDSAAEAEAGEPVNWVVTLGDLNVGNLNVDFGNYNTPEQKTGMDFNHLAFKNINLDLNDLYYSTNRITADLNQLTLQEKSGFRLNNFAANINVDSTRAALTNLDLQTAESHLRPSFALGYPSLETIGEDINQLRIDADLENSTIGLQDILYFVPTLAENPSFRKITNRSITLDGRLFGRLDNLNANSFRLRGLAGTSINLTGNLKQMLDFVNKGALDLRINEFTTTRTDILALVPAGTIPNTISLPTRISLAGGVRGTMKDLNLNNFRANAAGGTSLALSGSIHNATDPDRLRMNLQIANFATSRSALVNLLPKGTLPTAIRIPENLRLSGSFNGSLENFITNADIVTSFGNGRVEAQLQPGERFNATARLVRFNVGRLLKQEPTLGTVTASATATGSGFSPEKMQADFTATVQEVFYNKYQYKDVNLKGNIDRNVYAVTGNMKDTNLAFNLDGNFNLRNEKVPVYRANLNIENANLKALHFYATDFQLRGLISADLSGASPDEMKGTLGIGNLLMRQNKRNYPIDTLQMQLNNAIGRTDIRLQSSILSGFFRGNNSLSDLPVALQKFIDGYFDIQEAPFTSPVNLQDFEFNFKLRRSRVIRAFVPDLKRLRPSTFAGSYTSANQNLRVNANVPGMKYMSYNIDTARINVNSDRDKIAFAMHVMELADSSMQVRNIALNTDLQNNTLRTHAQISNNNGQARFAIGGLLSTIAKGYRFSFAPDDLIINGDKWTVTPDNYIQYQDNNVFARNVRLAYDNSSLAINSQGTSTVNAPLEVNFSNFDLGYISRSIQQNPDTLMIAGVLNGNVVLRDITKALRFTSDVSVANLAYTGIPIGNIAVQASNPETTRYNVNASLSGNGNNANVTGYYLAQDTTNALNLTATIGSINMAMVEGFSAGMLKRVSGNVGGNFTITGSTSKPVIRGAATFSNTAFTVAMYNSTYRLVNETISLNEEGIRFNNFTILDSLNNKAVITGAVYTPDYAYYRFDLTATTDDFLAINSTEKNYQLYYGKLILDSRTRIQGDITTPIINSDVTVVKGSRLTMVLPNEATEQSQEGIVQFVNMRRRGAQLVETEEDTIQDVAMSGFELTATINLTDETLFTVIVDPITGDFLDVRGNTKLNFGIDPGAAWI
- a CDS encoding translocation/assembly module TamB domain-containing protein, with amino-acid sequence MDLTGTYTIKEGKYRLSFLNVKRELEFAEGGTITWLGDPLEATADIRAVYKVETAPRELLASQTPGSQTDERFKQKVPFLVYVNVKNDLLKPDITFDIDIPEEERASSPAATAAYPAIQQLRSEPSEMNKQVFALLVLNRFLAPDPLQSSGGGGLEGTIRNSLSDVLNDQLDNLTNRYAGGLGLELGLNTYEDYSTGSSQNRTDLNVAVRRQFFNDRLQFRVGTNVGLEGRSQSSEQNGGSGFAGNFSVEYLVLPDGRLRVRGFKQDAYETLTEAQVQETGAAVVYQRDYNSFAELFRRISKAQRKAKQQDPNNVSAQN
- the tamL gene encoding translocation and assembly module lipoprotein TamL; its protein translation is MIRFYILRLFSLRQMLVLAVGCLLLALSSCSSTKTLPPGRKLYIGHKLVLQSDTIIPTKKTLEPELESVITPKPNTSFLGIRPGLWINNIGNQNKKKGLAAWIRRKFGQEPVLLDSVKVKNVVSLLHNRLNNNGYFGSRVTYRVEEKKERMAQVVYNAQVNAPYRIKAIHFPTGDSISEASKAMAGTQKTSLLKVGEVYNLNTLIAERTRIDGELKNQGFFFFGPDVIIFKADSTRHDRTIDLYVQLKPETPARSKRSYRLNEISIFTDYRIGYENPPKTQPVMIQGYKYYPNELTLKAKRLLPSVFLMPDSLYTRRDHALTLSRLMGLGTFQFVDLKFFEVDAEPNLLNAEMRLTPVVNQSMRAEAEYVSKSNNFTGPGINLNYRHRNLMRGAELFVLSLNANQETQVGGNKKDEQKTGSDNNTANASLNSFSFGVTADLYVPRIISPIAGLRNVRSEFVPKTRFRLGANYMNRVGFFQMTGYNASYSYIWKPKATITHEFTPINLQYVNLAKVSPEFQARLDTSAYLRQSFQNQFILGGIYNFNYNDQARSDLRNHFYFNANLDASGNLFSLVNNSGTIFKQAYSQYTRLDLDTRYYLKLTKGSMLATRLLTGIGFSYGNSRALPYVKQFFIGGPNSLRAFRSRAVGPGTFRDPSSSSYFDQTGDIRFEANMEYRVDLFPYVKGALFVDAGNIWLSRETAEKPGAKFQASKFFEQLAVGAGPGIRIDAQVIVLRFDVGFPLRIPQRQPEDLLPGEVLPSSPNRKPILNIAIGYPF
- a CDS encoding apiosidase-like domain-containing protein; this translates as MKFLKYLLFALIFTVFQAGAVAPAVHVWEMQELTFTAKNSYKNAYTDVTVWVDVTGPDFQKRVYGFWDGGNTFHLRLVATKPGTWRWKSGSNQKDAGLIGKTGSFTAINWSEKEKNENPLRRGFLRPSANQHALNHADGTPYFAIGDTWYPLGANRFKWYDDDKERPIGPEAGFKDYVRLRKAQGYNWVNVIAAFPNWKTDDKSWHIIMNDSAKTTVRSAWLEFGTGSAKNMDNEGGRPFFFPGKVPGYENYFPDMDRINPEYFKYLDRKIAYLNANGFVPFIEVSRRDAGLLWYKYYGWPDSYSRFIQYIFSRYQAYNTVLSPIHLDIIDETVSPDDYVAAIQAMEKKYGPPPFGNLLSANANPSTLENWGEDSWVTLHQIGNMREHNNYWYLTEIFNLKNPRPALNGEPYYSGYKDNRGPGSANYTRGADGGTERDNAFVRSGMYGSFLSGGLAGHVYGAEGIWGGDIEPAAPIHMWDAFQWRSGAEMQYLKTFAFSIGKRYQDLVPLADLVSPNKNHDILSYEGWAYCARTPDKNLFLAYFEKGCPQAEIRGARLNSIYRAQWFNPRNGTWQDVGNGKLAASKIGIIKLPKLPEDVDWGLKLVYEGPQAKKAFK
- a CDS encoding LamG-like jellyroll fold domain-containing protein; its protein translation is MKKYSLLIVTIVFLLSGNKNYSYRPLLPECVGSSLEFDGVNDYVRIEHPFYNFSNEITVEWWANYDVVNSGGGSGIGQANADQDDGSSNVWLMHSWSERLDFYVNDNGTSSIATAPLKPGWHHWAGVANGNSVQLYMDGKKVGITGKGVTKIINVPTSVIDFGKDVRFSEGRWMKGKIDEVRVWNSALSQVTIQNWMNIPVNSLHSNYENLKGYWKLDEGNGNLVKDSSPLKRDGRVFNGSSWLPETKTCKKPPEISTFTLIDAESNKDLSRLKNNDTLNLAALPTTQLNIRANTKPNSYSIGSVVFTLNGTLYHKQIENITPYALLGNKNNDYLGSLVVKPGNYTLTATPYLGANGTGEKGTPLTVKFHVIYQVVNSITLINAATDQDIRTIQNGDVIDISTLSTSKLNIRANTSPYSVGSVVFNLNNWSTVQENDAPYAIGGNIKNNYRDWILPIGKHTLTATPYALKNATGQKGKAHTVTFTVVNSLDQARRFSVTQLRKRTDAASVKEMTNISAAPNPFLAQTTISFSVPESCYTTLDVYNLKGILVERLYEAQAEGQKTYQVSFKSKYITSGIYIVRLTNEKEVKSYKLVLLK